One Dunckerocampus dactyliophorus isolate RoL2022-P2 chromosome 18, RoL_Ddac_1.1, whole genome shotgun sequence genomic region harbors:
- the slc2a6 gene encoding solute carrier family 2, facilitated glucose transporter member 6, whose product MDEARPLLNRRRSSSSSSEPTFQKSKLFLAVFAAVLGNFNFGYSLVYPSPVLPVLQSPDADPRLKMDTSQAALFGSVYMLGVAGGGLAAMLLNDLFGRKLSIMVSAIPSAIGYLLLGGAVELWMLHLGRFLTGVAGGVTSASIPVYISEISHKSLRGALGSCPQITAVFGALALYALGLVLPWRWLAVVGGVPALLMVVLLVFMPYSPRRLLSLGRERQAERALRWLRGVDYDVQRELDAIKLSISLQRHVTWSQLATPIYYQPILISVVMRFLQQLTGISPILVYLEPIFSQSNVSLAPRYDAAIVGLVRLLSVTVAAVLMDKAGRKALLYTSSFLMFLSTLTLTVISLTTPHPPGPAPSNLTTSMGRALHDDAALHTASHQTASGPLPLISVVVFIFGYAMGWGPITWLLMSEVLPLVVRGVASGLCVTVSWLTAFALTDAFTHLVDRYGLYVPYFFFTVVCVLCLLFTAVCVPETRGRSLEEIENYFRTRRFTINGEHYSEEQ is encoded by the exons ATGGATGAAGCAAGACCTCTGCTGAACAGGAGacgatcatcatcatcatcatcagaacCCACG TTCCAAAAATCCAAGCTGTTcctggctgtttttgcagcggTCTTGGGGAACTTCAACTTTGGCTATTCCTTGGTGTATCCGTCCCCCGTCCTGCCAGTGCTCCAGAGTCCCGATGCAGACCCCCGGCTGAAGATGGACACCTCGCAGGCCGCCCTGTTCGGATCAGTCTACATGCTGGGAGTAGCTGGAGGCGGGCTGGCGGCCATGTTGCTCAACGACTTGTTTGGAAGAAAGCTGAGCATTATGGTGTCAGCGATACCGTCTGCTATTGG TTACCTTCTACTGGGAGGGGCTGTGGAGCTGTGGATGCTCCACCTGGGCCGTTTCCTTACAGGCGTTGCCGGCGGGGTGACGTCAGCGTCCATTCCT GTTTACATCTCGGAGATTTCCCATAAATCTCTGAGAGGAGCCCTCGGCTCTTGTCCTCAGATCACTGCTGTGTTTGGAGCCTTGGCACTGTACGCTTTGG GTTTGGTGTTACCTTGGCGGTGGCTTGCAGTGGTGGGTGGGGTGCCAGCATTGCTGATGGTTGTGCTGCTGGTCTTCATGCCCTACTCCCCCAGGAGGCTCCTCTCCCTGGGAAGAGAGAGGCAGGCTGAGCGAGCTCTCCGCTGGTTGAGGGGAGTTGACTATGATGTACAAAGGGAGCTTGATGCTATTAAG CTCAGTATCAGCCTGCAGAGGCATGTCACATGGTCCCAGCTGGCCACGCCCATCTACTACCAACCGATCCTCATCTCTGTGGTGATGCGTTTCCTGCAGCAGCTGACGGGCATCAGTCCCATTCTAGTTTACTTGGAGCCCATTTTTTCTCAGAGCAACGTCTCACTGGCGCCCAG GTATGATGCCGCAATCGTGGGATTGGTTCGCCTCCTTTCCGTGACCGTGGCAGCTGTTTTGATGGACAAGGCGGGGCGTAAAGCCCTGTTGTACACGTCAAGCTTCCTGATGTTCCTGTCCACTCTGACCCTGACCGTGATTTCCCTCACTACACCTCACCCGCCAGGCCCCGCCCCGTCAAACCTCACCACAAGTATGGGCCGCGCGCTCCACGATGACGCGGCTTTACACACGGCGAGCCACCAAACAGCTTCAGGCCCTCTTCCACTTATCAGCGTTGTGGTTTTCATATTTG GCTACGCCATGGGATGGGGCCCCATCACATGGCTGCTGATGTCAGAGGTGTTACCGCTTGTGGTCAGGGGCGTGGCCTCGGGCCTGTGCGTGACTGTCAGCTGGTTGACGGCCTTCGCCCTCACAGACGCCTTCACTCACCTGGTGGACAGGTACGGCCTGTACGTGCCGTACTTCTTTTTCACGGTGGTGTGCGTCCTGTGTCTGCTCTTCACCGCCGTGTGCGTGCCGGAGACCCGCGGACGCTCTCTGGAGGAAATCGAGAATTATTTCAGGACACGGAGGTTTACTATTAATGGCGAACATTACAGTGAGGAACAATAA
- the si:ch211-157c3.4 gene encoding lipopolysaccharide-induced tumor necrosis factor-alpha factor homolog-like: protein MSDQKHPPPYTIPTVADSQTDKVKVYHVHTPFNASLPDQSQAVPVYTGGGGGPGAGYDGEGKSNFRSYDTGLGRTSGMTTCPSCNQQVMTNVEYKAGTYAWLMVLLFICLGLWLCCCLIPLLMKRFKDAHHFCPRCNRLLHVEKKQCCE from the exons ATGAGCGACCAAAAACATCCCCCTCCCTACACCATCCCAA ctGTAGCAGACAGTCAAACTGACAAGGTGAAGGTCTACCATGTCCACACTCCGTTCAACGCTTCCTTACCGGACCAGTCTCAGGCAGTACCAG TGTACACCGGCGGAGGCGGAGGTCCGGGCGCAGGCTACGATGGCgagggtaaaagtaactttaggAGCTACGACACCGGACTGGGACGTACTTCCGGCATGACCACGTGCCCCTCCTGCAATCAGCAAGTGATGACCAACGTTGAATACAAAGCAGGAACCTACGCATGGCTGATGGTTCTACTCTTCATCTGCCTCGG GTTGTGGCTGTGCTGCTGCCTGATCCCACTGCTGATGAAACGATTCAAGGACGCGCACCACTTTTGCCCTCGCTGCAACAGACTGCTGCACGTGGAGAAGAAACAATGCTGTGAATGA